The genome window TTGTAATTGGCCAGCGGCTCGCCCATGCCCATGAACACCACGTTGGATAGGCGCCCGCCCTCGGCCTCCATCGTGGCCGCTGCGTTGCGCACCTGATCCACGATCTCACCCGTGGAGAGATTGCGATCCAACCCACCCTGGCCCGTGGCACAGAACGGGCAATTCATGCCACAACCCGCCTGCGAGGAAATACACAGCGTGGCGCGATCCGGGTAACGCATGAGCACGGATTCCAGCAGGGTGCCGTCATGGAGCCGCCACAGCGTCTTTTGAGTCTCGCCCTCATCGGTGGCGGTCTGCGTGACCGGGCGCATGAGCGGCGGGAAAAGGGCCTCGCGCACCTTTTCGCGCGCGGGGGCCGGGAGGTCCGTCATCGTGCTCGGGTCGGCCTCGTATCGCCCGTAATAGTGCCGCGCGATCTGGTTGGCGCGGAAGCGCGGTAACCCGAGGTCGGTCACCGCCGCGACGCGGGCCTCGGCGTCGAGATCCGCAAAGTGCTTGGGGGGCATACCGCGCTTGGGCGCGGCGAACTGGAGCTTGATTGGTTCAGCCATGATGAGCACCATTGTTCCACCTAAGACACGGTGAATCTAATCCTCGGGTGGACTCCCCACCCATGCACACGATTGAATAGAGGAATGGCTACACATACCGACCCCACCGATAACACTTTCGACGCCCCCGCCGAGGCCACCAAGAACACAGAAACCACCGCCCCCGCCGCTCCCCCGAAGGCGTCGCAAAGCGCCTCCGCCAAGCCGCAACGCACCTTTGCCGCCACCACCTGGGCAGCCCTCATCGTGGGCGCGCTGCTGCTGATTCTGCTGCTCGTTTTTATTATGCAGAATCAGCAGTCCGTGGAACTCACGCTCTTTGCGTGGAAGTTTAGTTTCCCCGCCGGGGTGGGATTCCTGCTCGCCGCCATTGCCGGCGCGCTCATCATGGCCCTGGTGGGTGGCGTGCGCATGTTGGAGCTGCGGCGCATTGCTAAGAAGAACTCGCGCTAACGCTTTTTAGGAAAGCCCCTGGGTGACCAGGCTGAGCAAAAGCCAGGTCACCATCGCCGCGGGCAGGAGGCCATCGAGGCGATCCATCATGCCGCCGTGGCCCGGGAGCAGGGCGGACATGTCCTTGATCCCCAGATCCCGCTTGAACTGGGATTCCACCAGATCGCCCAGGGTGGCGCACACGGCCATGAGCAGGCCCATCGCCACGCCCAACCACCACGGCTGCTCTAGCAAAAACACCACGCACAGCAGCCCCACGAGCGCCCCGCCGATCAGCGAACCGGCAAAGCCCTCCCAGGACTTCTTGGGGCTCACCGCGGGGGCCATGGGGTGCGAGCCAAAGCACACCCCGGCGATATAGCCGCCCGTATCCGAGGCCACCACGCAGGCCATAAAGGTGACGATGAAAAACGGCGCCGCGGCAAAATCGGAATCGATCCGCGAAATTAAGGCCGCAAAGGCACCGAACATGGGAATCCAGGTGAGCACAAAAAGCGAGATCGCCACATCACGCACGTAATTACGCGCCCGCGCGCTATCCACCTGCACAAAGAGCCTGCCGTACATCACCACCAGGGCCACGGCCACATAGGAGGCCGCCATGCCCCCCACCCCCCACGGCCAGGTAAGCCACACCAGGAACTGTCCACCGATGATCAGCACCGGGCGACTAATCAGATAATCCGCCTCCATCAGGCGGGTGGTGACCTCCCAGGTGGCCAGGCCCACCGCCGCGCTCACCAGTAAATACCAACCCAGCGGCCCGGAAAGCACCGCCGCGATCACCAGGGCTCCCAGGCCCACCCCCACGGCCACCGCGACCGGGAGGTTACGCCCCGCGCTATTTTTGGGTTTAAACCGCTCGGCGCTGAGGGTTCCGGCCACGATAAGCTCCTTTCGACGGTGATCAGGGACCTGCTTAATTAAACCTCCATCAGCTCCGTTTCCTTATTGGACACAACCTCGTCCACCTTGGCCACGTATTCCTGCGTGGTCTTATCCAGTTCCTTCTCGGCTGCGATTACCTCGTCCTCACCGGCATCGCCATCCTTTTGCAGCTTCTTCAGCTGCTCCATGCCCTTGCGGCGCACATTGCGGATAGCGATCTTGCCGTCCTCGCCCTTGGACTTGGCCAGCTTCACCATTTCCTTGCGGCGCTCCTCCGTAAGCTGGGGCACCGTCACGCGCAGCACGTGGCCATCGTTGGTGGGGTTCACGCCGAGGTCGGAGTTACGGATTGCGTCCTCGATCTCGCCCATGATGGAGGGCTCGTAGGGCTTGATGAGCAGCATGCGCGGCTCCGGCACCGAGATGGAGGCCATCTGGGTAATGGGGGTGGGCACTCCGTAGTACTCGGCCATCACGCCGTTGAACATGGAGGGGTTGGCGCGCCCGGTGCGGATCGTGGTGAGATCCTCGCGGGTGTGCTCCACGGTGTTACCCATGCGTTCTTCGGCTTCCATCAAAATCTCATCAATCATGGTTCATCCTTTTCTCTTTGAATAACTATCTATTAGGGGCACGGCGTCGCGCTCCCATGATGAGGGCACGGGCGCAAAGTAGCTTCGGCTTATCGACGAGCGACGGCCGCGCTATATCAGGATCAAATCTATCAGCACAGCGCCCCGTCCAGCACGGAAATTTTAGGACTTCACCAGGGTTCCGATGCGCTCCCCGGCCACCGCGCGGGCGATATTGCCCTGGGTGAGCAGGTTGAACACCAAAATCGGCATGTCATTGTCCATGCACAGGCTAAACGCCGTGGCATCCGCCACCTTGAGGTTCTTCTCAATGACCTCACGCGGGGTGATCTCATCGTAGAGGGTGGCCTCCGGGTTGGTGCGCGGATCGTCCGAGTACACGCCGTCCACGGCCTTGGCCATGAGCAGCACCTCGCAGCCGATCTCCAGGGCGCGCTGCGCTGCGGTGGTATCCGTGGAGAAATACGGCATACCCATGCCCGCACCAAAAATCACCACGCGCCCCTTATCCAGGTGGCGCGCGGCGCGCAGCGGAAGATACGGCTCCGAGATCTGGGCCATGTTAATGGCCGTTTGCACGCGGCACTCCACACCCTCTTGCAGCAGGAAATCCTGCAAGGCCAGGCAGTTCATCACGGTGCCGAGCATTCCCATGTAATCGGAACGCGCGCGATCCATGCCGCGCTGCTGCAACTGCGCCCCGCGGAAGAAGTTGCCGCCGCCAATCACCACGGCGATCTCCGCCCCTGTTCGGGCCACCTCCGCGATCTGGCGGGCCACGTTCTCCACCACATCGGGATCAATGCCCACCTGACCGCCGCCAAACATCTCACCGCCGAGCTTTAGCATGACGCGGCGGTATCCTTCGCTTCTGGCGTTATCCTGCGGAGAGGTCACCGGGAGACTCCTTCTCTTTCACGTGATGGCTGTATTCCTCCGGCTAGTCTACCGTGCCGCGCGAGCCGCATAGCGCTGCGCCACAGGCTGCGGGATTGCACTACCGACGCCACCCCTCGGCGTCGCTTAGCATAAAGCAAAAGACCTGCGCTCGGTACGTGCTACCGGGCGCAGGTCTGCTGCGGGAAAATTACTGCTGGCCAACCTCGAAGCGGGCGAAGCCGGTGATGGTCACGCCGGCCTCCTTGGCCACGTCGCCCACGGACTTCTTGCCATCGGCCACGGAAGCCTGCTCCAGCAGCACGACGTCCTTGTAGAAGCCGTTGAGGCGACCCTCCACGATCTTCGGGATAGCCTGCTCCGGCTTGCCCTCCTCGCGGGTGATCTGCTCAGCGATGGAGCGCTCCTTCTCCACCACCTCGGCGGGAACGGACTCGCGGTTGAGGTAACGCGCCTTCAGCGCGGCCACCTGCATGGCCACCGCGTGCGCGGCCTTCTCGTCCTCACCCTCGTAAGCCACGAGCACGCCCACGGCCGGGGGCAGATCAGCGGAACGCTGGTGCAGGTACACGGAGATCTTCTCGCCCTCCAGGGTGACGGCGCGGCGCAGCTCCAGCTTCTCACCGATCTTGGCGGAAAGCTCCTGCAAAACCTCGGAAGCGGGCTTGCCATCGACGTCCACGGCGGCCAGCTCCTCGGCGGAGTTAGCCTTGACAGCGGCGGCGGCCTCGGCGATCTTGGCGGCAAGGTCCTTGAACTCGGCGTTCTTGGCCACGAAGTCCGTCTCCGAGTTCACCTCGATCATGGTGTTGCCGGAAACGGCGATCAGGCCCTCCAGAGCGTTGCGCTCGGCGCGCTTACCGACGTCCTTGGCGCCCTTGATGCGCAGGTTCTCCACGGCCTTCTCAAAGTCACCGTCGGTCTCATCGAGAGCCTTCTTGCAGTCGAGCATCCCGGAGCCGGTCATCTCGCGCAGCTTCTTCACATCAGCAGCAGTGTAGTTCGCCATTGTTGGGGCGATCCTCCTTGTGTAGAAACAGTTACCGTTAGAAATCGTAGCGGAGAAATACCGAGCGCGTTGAGCCACGACAACTCGCAGCGCGCACGGCCACCGATACGATTCCTCACGGCGGGGTTATATAAAGAGAAAACAAAACGAGAGGCCCCTGGGTGTATCCACCTGGGGCCTACGCTTGTGCGGGCACAATACCCGGAGAGAGGATTAAGCCTCCTGGA of Corynebacterium sp. 21KM1197 contains these proteins:
- the frr gene encoding ribosome recycling factor, giving the protein MIDEILMEAEERMGNTVEHTREDLTTIRTGRANPSMFNGVMAEYYGVPTPITQMASISVPEPRMLLIKPYEPSIMGEIEDAIRNSDLGVNPTNDGHVLRVTVPQLTEERRKEMVKLAKSKGEDGKIAIRNVRRKGMEQLKKLQKDGDAGEDEVIAAEKELDKTTQEYVAKVDEVVSNKETELMEV
- the pyrH gene encoding UMP kinase; translated protein: MLKLGGEMFGGGQVGIDPDVVENVARQIAEVARTGAEIAVVIGGGNFFRGAQLQQRGMDRARSDYMGMLGTVMNCLALQDFLLQEGVECRVQTAINMAQISEPYLPLRAARHLDKGRVVIFGAGMGMPYFSTDTTAAQRALEIGCEVLLMAKAVDGVYSDDPRTNPEATLYDEITPREVIEKNLKVADATAFSLCMDNDMPILVFNLLTQGNIARAVAGERIGTLVKS
- a CDS encoding lipopolysaccharide assembly LapA domain-containing protein, producing the protein MATHTDPTDNTFDAPAEATKNTETTAPAAPPKASQSASAKPQRTFAATTWAALIVGALLLILLLVFIMQNQQSVELTLFAWKFSFPAGVGFLLAAIAGALIMALVGGVRMLELRRIAKKNSR
- the tsf gene encoding translation elongation factor Ts, with amino-acid sequence MANYTAADVKKLREMTGSGMLDCKKALDETDGDFEKAVENLRIKGAKDVGKRAERNALEGLIAVSGNTMIEVNSETDFVAKNAEFKDLAAKIAEAAAAVKANSAEELAAVDVDGKPASEVLQELSAKIGEKLELRRAVTLEGEKISVYLHQRSADLPPAVGVLVAYEGEDEKAAHAVAMQVAALKARYLNRESVPAEVVEKERSIAEQITREEGKPEQAIPKIVEGRLNGFYKDVVLLEQASVADGKKSVGDVAKEAGVTITGFARFEVGQQ
- a CDS encoding phosphatidate cytidylyltransferase, which translates into the protein MAGTLSAERFKPKNSAGRNLPVAVAVGVGLGALVIAAVLSGPLGWYLLVSAAVGLATWEVTTRLMEADYLISRPVLIIGGQFLVWLTWPWGVGGMAASYVAVALVVMYGRLFVQVDSARARNYVRDVAISLFVLTWIPMFGAFAALISRIDSDFAAAPFFIVTFMACVVASDTGGYIAGVCFGSHPMAPAVSPKKSWEGFAGSLIGGALVGLLCVVFLLEQPWWLGVAMGLLMAVCATLGDLVESQFKRDLGIKDMSALLPGHGGMMDRLDGLLPAAMVTWLLLSLVTQGLS